DNA sequence from the Sulfurimonas sediminis genome:
CCGGCTTCCAAAACTTTACCGGCAAGTTTTCTCTGTTCTTTAAACCCTAAAAGTTTACTGACTTGGGGAATATATTCCAAAAGCAGTCTGTCTTCTTGTTTGTTTGCTATGAGGTGCAGGGCGCTTCTGACTCTGTAGAGGAGTTCAAGGGCTATACGGAATTCTTTGTACTCTTCATCGCCAAAAACAGTGCCACTGAGTTCTTTGATACTGTTGATGCCATAAATTGTTTTTGCTACCCAGTAGATGAGATGGGCATCCCGTAAGCCTCCAACACTTTCTTTTATGTTTGGTTGCATAGAGGTCGGGTATTTTTTTCTTCTTTTTTGTGCCTCTTCTATTTTGGCAAGGAGAAACTCTTTTTGTTCATGCAGACGAATTCTGCCAAGTTCTCTTTGTGTTGCATGCCAGGTAAAGGGAGAGCCTGTGATAAACCTGGATTCCATTAAAGAGGTTTTTATGGTAACATCTTCTGTACTTGCTTTAAAAAGATCATCAACCTCGTGGACTCTGTGCCCGAGCTTCATTCCTGCATCAAGGGCAAGATAAAACAGTTTTTCTATAATAAGTTCACAGTTATACCCCTCGACATCCTGGTAAACGATGAGCAGGTCAATATCACTGTGCACGCAAAGCTGTTCCCGACCGTAACTGCCAAGGGCTATAATGGCTATGGGAATGGAACTGCGCATAGGCAGATAGTTGCCAAAGGCACGGCGCAAAACGGTTTTGTACATTAACTCTATAATAGAATCAAGTTTTTTTGTATGGCGGACCAAAAAATCTTTTCCCTGATTTTTTGTAAAGAGTTCCGGCAGTGATTCTTTATACTCTTTTATATACTGTTTAAAAAGTTTTGAAAGCTCAAAATCAGAGCCTTTTTTTTCTAATACATTTTCTATTTCTAAAAGTAAATTCATAATTGATTATATTGAATTTTTGCTATAATTTGTCTTTAAAATTTAAAAAAGCCAAACAGTGCACAAAGAGTCGGCACTAAAGTACCGATTCCAAGGAGCCAGTATATTTCGGAACCCGTACTTCAGTGCGGGCTGAACACGGCAGAAAAGCCAAACCGTCTATACCCGGAACCCGTACTTTCTATGCTAAAGCATGACTTGTGAGAAAAACTAAATTTTTTTCTGTAGTGCGGGCTGAAAGTGGCAAAAAAGTTAAAAAAAGGGAAAACAAAAATGACAATTACAAAAAGCGTAACATTCATAGCAAAAGAGGGCTGTGAAGAAAAAATGAAAGAACTACTGTCTGCAATGGTAGCACCGAGCAAGGCAGAAAAAGGCTGTATTTTCTATGAAATATTTCAATATAAAAACGATAAAAAAAGATTTATGGCAGTAGAAACCTGGGAAAATGAGGCTGCACTGGACGGGCATAAAGCTTCCGCACATTATAAAGTATATAAATCTTCATACGAGCCATACTGTGAAGATAAATATACAGATGAATTAGAAGTGCTGGGGTAAAGCATGGACAATTTATGGAATGAAAAAAAAGCGGCTACATGTAAAAGTGATTTGGATTTGCGAGTCTACAGTTCGAATCTCTTAGGGCAAAATGATGAACTTGTGCTTCACGGAGGCGGTAATACCTCACTAAAAAGTAAGATAAACGGCGAAGATATATTACATGTAAAGGGCAGCGGCTGGGACTTGGCTAGCATAGAGGCAGAAGGTTTTGCCCCTGTGAAGCTGGATGCACTTTTGGAAATGGCAAAACGCGAGCATTTGAGTGACAGTGAAATGGTACGTCTGCAACGTGAAGCTATGACAGACGAATCGGCACCGAATCCTTCTGTCGAGGCGATTTTGCATGCGCTGATTCCCTACAAATTTGTAGACCATACGCATGCGGATGCCATTGTAACAATTTCAAACTCCGTAAATGGTGACGAGCATATCGTCAGTCTTTTTCCAAACTTTTTAATCGTTGATTATGTTATGCCGGGCTTTGAACTGGCACATACAATTTATAAAATGACAAAAGATTTGGACTGGGAGAGTATTGACGGCATTATTTTACATCATCACGGAATTTTTACTTTTGATAATGATGCCAAAAAGTCGTATGACAAAATGATAGAAGCTGTCACAAAAGCAGAGAAATTTTTGGATGAACAGGCCGTTGTGCATATTGAGCATAATTACGTGCACAGTGACTGCGACATTGGTAAAATTACAAAGGTACTTTCTGCGGCAAAAGGGTATGAAGTCTCTATCAATATCAACCAGTCACCATTAGCCGCATTTTATGCCTCACAGCCGAATTTAAAAGAATTTGCATCCCGCGGTGTTTTGACTCCCGAGCATATCATACGCACAAAAAGAGTACCGCTTGTGATGGAAGATACCAATTTAGAAGCAGCAGTAGAACAATACATGCAAGAGTATAAAGCATATTTTGAAAAATATGCCACTGATGAGGTGATGCTCAATCCTGCACCAAATTATATGATTATTAAAAATCTCGCAGTCATCTCTTTTGGTAAAGACAGAAAAGAGGCGGCCAT
Encoded proteins:
- a CDS encoding putative quinol monooxygenase — encoded protein: MTITKSVTFIAKEGCEEKMKELLSAMVAPSKAEKGCIFYEIFQYKNDKKRFMAVETWENEAALDGHKASAHYKVYKSSYEPYCEDKYTDELEVLG
- a CDS encoding class II aldolase/adducin family protein; the encoded protein is MDNLWNEKKAATCKSDLDLRVYSSNLLGQNDELVLHGGGNTSLKSKINGEDILHVKGSGWDLASIEAEGFAPVKLDALLEMAKREHLSDSEMVRLQREAMTDESAPNPSVEAILHALIPYKFVDHTHADAIVTISNSVNGDEHIVSLFPNFLIVDYVMPGFELAHTIYKMTKDLDWESIDGIILHHHGIFTFDNDAKKSYDKMIEAVTKAEKFLDEQAVVHIEHNYVHSDCDIGKITKVLSAAKGYEVSININQSPLAAFYASQPNLKEFASRGVLTPEHIIRTKRVPLVMEDTNLEAAVEQYMQEYKAYFEKYATDEVMLNPAPNYMIIKNLAVISFGKDRKEAAIINDIVNHTMLAVLRADKLGGYQSISEKESFAMEYWELEQAKLKK